From the Candidatus Bipolaricaulota bacterium genome, one window contains:
- a CDS encoding helix-turn-helix transcriptional regulator, which translates to MPRKRQKSTVKPWCNCYPTERPPRFLRPFLLLLLRERKGHGYELIDRMREMGLEYSIQDAGYVYRTLRSMEAKGLITSEWDTANAGPAKRVYAITPKGMGLLHEWAQALENLKVSLEAFLEAYERMEGKLHAPKIIKKSPE; encoded by the coding sequence ATGCCCCGGAAGAGACAGAAATCGACGGTTAAACCGTGGTGCAACTGCTACCCCACCGAGCGTCCGCCCCGGTTTCTGCGACCGTTTTTGCTCCTCCTCCTGCGGGAGCGGAAAGGGCACGGATACGAGTTGATCGATCGGATGCGGGAGATGGGGCTGGAATACTCGATTCAGGATGCAGGCTACGTCTACCGCACCCTCCGGTCGATGGAGGCGAAGGGACTGATCACATCAGAGTGGGACACGGCGAATGCCGGACCGGCAAAACGGGTCTATGCCATAACCCCAAAAGGGATGGGCCTGCTGCATGAGTGGGCACAGGCGTTAGAGAACCTCAAGGTCAGCCTGGAGGCGTTTTTGGAAGCATATGAACGGATGGAGGGGAAGCTCCATGCGCCTAAGATCATTAAAAAATCACCTGAGTAA